One window of Pleurodeles waltl isolate 20211129_DDA chromosome 3_1, aPleWal1.hap1.20221129, whole genome shotgun sequence genomic DNA carries:
- the OVCA2 gene encoding esterase OVCA2, producing the protein MAVLRVLCLHGYRQNERTFRERAGALRKVLRGRAELIGVSAPLLVSDNGPQLQGGESSSQSDDPRGWWFSNPQKETFDALEDSDSCQGLEESLKVITKAFVEQGPFDGILGFSQGAALVAMLCALKQQGDERFQFDFAVLVAGFKSLSTVHQVFYHHPIRVPSLHVFGETDRVIPGEMSQELASQFIDPMILTHKGGHFIPASAPHKKVYLEFLDKFSI; encoded by the exons ATGGCCGTGCTTCGCGTGCTCTGCTTGCACGGGTACCGGCAGAACGAGCGCACCTTCCGGGAGCGGGCGGGGGCGCTGCGCAAGGTGCTGCGGGGCCGGGCTGAGTTGATCGGTGTGAGCGCCCCGCTGCTGGTGTCTGACAATG GACCACAACTGCAGGGAGGCGAGTCAAGTTCGCAGTCTGATGACCCACGAGGGTGGTGGTTCTCAAACCCACAGAAGGAGACCTTTGATGCGCTTGAGGATTCAGACTCCTGCCAGGGGCTGGAAGAGTCCCTGAAAGTAATTACCAAGGCCTTTGTCGAGCAGGGACCCTTTGATGGCATTTTGGGCTTCAGTCAGGGAGCAGCTCTGGTGGCAATGCTATGCGCCTTGAAGCAGCAAGGAGATGAGCGCTTTCAGTTTGACTTTGCAGTACTTGTCGCTGGATTCAAAAGCCTGTCAACAGTACATCAGGTGTTCTATCATCATCCTATCAGAGTCCCCAGTCTCCATGTTTTTGGGGAGACTGACCGTGTGATTCCAGGAGAAATGAGCCAGGAGCTAGCATCACAATTCATCGATCCAATGATTCTCACCCACAAGGGAGGGCACTTCATACCAGCCTCAGCACCACACAAGAAAGTGTATTTGGAATTTTTGGACAAGTTTTCAATATAG